The genomic segment TGCTTGTGTGCGGGCCGTGGCACACCGTCACGTCCAAGCAGAAACGCGCCGAAGAACTCATCGAAAAAGGCCAGGACATCACGCTCTGGACCGCCGACCAGCTTTACCGCGAACTGGGGCTGGACGAGGACCCACCGTTTTAGGGGACCTCTCCCCCGTGTTCCCTTGTTCGTTAGTCTGGCGCCTCAGCCATCAAGATGATTCAACAGCGTTGGAACAAATTCCTGGTAGTACTGGAACACCCCTCCGTGACCAGAGTTGGGGTAAATCACCAAGGTACTGTTGGGAATACGCTGATGCATGTCTTCAGACAGTGGGGTGGGAACCATACGGTCATAATCACCATTGGCAATTAACGTAGGGGCAGTGATCGTGCTCAAGTCCTGTGGCTCCTGGCTACCCCACGCCTTGATTGCGGCAAGTTGCCTACGAAAAGCGCCGAGCGTAATAGGTTTATCTCGATCCATGACACGTTCATGAATTCGCGCAAGATAGTCACGAGCTGCGGTTTTGCCGGTAGGTGTACGCGGGAAAAAGAGGAATTCCTTGGCATCAGTGCGAGCGAGCACGCCACGCAACATATCGACATAAACATAGGCCGCTCCGGTGGGACGATTGATGCCGTGACCTCCGGCTGGGCCCGTACCGGCAAGAACAAGCCGTCGAACCAAACTGGGGTTGTCCAGGGTAACTTGCTGGGCGATGAATCCCCCCAGTGAGAACCCCATAAGATCAATGTGCGTGAGTCCAAGGGCTGCAATGAAAGCGCGCGCTACATCAGCCATACCCTTAATTGTTGATGGCACTTTCCCAGTGGAGCCACCAACACCGGGGAGTTCAATGGCAATAACGCGGCGACCAGCCGCAAGGGCGTCTACAACACGGGGATCCCACTCATCCAGCGTGGCACCAAGGTGAGTAAGCAGCACAATGGGAGTACCACCATCAACCCCAAGATCCCGGTACGCAAGGGTTTCACCGTTAACTGGCAGGTACCTCGTGAGCGCTTCGTTCCATTGGGTAGCGCGGTCAGCTGTGGCATGAGTATCAGACATCGGCAGTAACCTCCTCCGGGTTGGTTGTGACGAGAACTTTGCCGCGAGTTTTGCCAGAAAGAAGCTGATTGAGTGCGATGAGTGTGTCATTGAAGGGTAGGACCCGATCGATGACGGGTTTGAGGATGCCTTCATCAACAAGTTCGGCAACAGTGCGCAATGCTGCACCATCAGGCTTGATAAACAAAAAACGATAACGTACGCCGAGCTTACGGGCCTGGCGGCGTAGTCGAAAACTGAGGACCGATAGGGCAAATTTGACCACTGGGCCAGCACCAGCCTGGTCAGCGAGCGTCGGTTCGGGGCTACCTGCAATACCGACAACAACTCCACCACGGCGCAGCACCTGCAGTGATCGCGACGTTATGTCTCCTCCTTGGGTGTCTACGACTATGTCGACAGGGGTATTGGCCAAACGCTCAACGAAGTCTTCGTTGCGATAGTCGATGATGATGTCTGCACCGAGTGCCCGCACATCATCAGCGCTGGCAGCGGAGGCGGTAGTAGCTACAGTGGCACCAAGGTGCTTGGCAAGCTGAATGACAGCAGATCCGACACCACCAGCGCCACCATGCACCAATACCGTTTGACCCGCTTGAAGGTGACCGATACTCACCAATGCCTGCCATGCGGTCAAAGCGACGACTGGCAGAGCAGCCGCGTGAGTCAGCGATACGTTGCGGGGTGCATGGGCGAGAGCATCAACGTCAACCGCGACGGTCTCGGCCCATGTTCCCATACCGACAACGCCGGTATAGCCGTAGACCTTGTCGCCGACGGCAAACTCTGTGACCTGACTACCAAGAGCGATCACTTCACCAGACAGTTCTCCACCCATTACCTTTGGCAAGTCCAGCCGAAAGACAGCCTTGAACTCGCCAACGCGTGTGCGTTCATCAGCATGATTGACCCCAGAAGCTGCCATGCGTACAAGCACCTGACGCGGGCCAGGTTCGGGGATGGGCATGTTGACGGCACGCAGAGGCTGGCCGTACTTCTCCAAAACAAATGCCTTCATGAGGTCCTTTCTGTGCCGCACAGTCGGCAACTAGTTACAAAATGTTACTGGATTCAACCATAGGCGATGCAGTAACATAATGCAACCACTATTGAGGAGACATGATGTTATCCGAGCCCCGCTCAAACTGCCCAATCAACCGAAGCCTTGAAATGTTGGGAGATCGATGGAGCATGCTGATCTTGCGAGACATTATTCTCCATGACCGGCGCTCCTTCCGTGACCTGCTCACCGGCAGTGCAGAAGGCATCAGCGCCCCGGTACTATCCCGCCGATTAGGCGACCTGGTTAAGGCAGGCTTCCTGACCAAAAGCGATGTCACCCGCGGCAAACAGGGCAAATACTCACTCACCGACACAGGACTAGCAACTGTGCCACTACTCATTGAGCTTGGCCGCCTCGGTGTCTGCATCGACCCGTCAACAAGGAATAACGCCCCTGATTTCGGCACAGACCCCACCGAACTTGCCACCCGCATCGCCGCCCTCCGCGATGCTCATGGCGCGTCTCCACAACAGTGATTTTTCATCACGTAGGGAACCACACTGGCGTGCATCGCAGTCTAAGTGGGTATGACAACGTCCATACGAACATCGCTTGACCTGGGCACAGTACTTCCTCGTCTGGAAAGAAATGACCATAACGCAGCGGGAATGCTGCTGCAGCAACCACCGTCAATATCCCTGTCGCCACAGTTGGTGGCTCGCTTCTACAGCAACGGGACACAAGTGACCCACGAACAGCTGGATGAGGTGGGCGTTGGGGTTCTTCACCTGTGGGATCATGCCGCAGAAAACCTGGTGGAACAGTGTGGGGATGGCACTACGATCAAACTGAAGATGAGAAACGCCGGCGTGCTGGTCGGGCTAGATGTCGTGGGATGCCAGGTGTCGCTGGGCGTCGATAAGCGCGGCGAACAAGTGGAACCCACAACGCTGGTGACGCACCCCCATACCTTTGATGCGCTGGACCGTCACATGCGTGCGCTGCTGAGGGCCGAGCCGACATACTACGCGCCAACCCCGCAGGTACTTCTGGCTGTGCACCCGCGTACCGACGTCGCGACGCTGCAGGTGTGGCTCGCGGCAACCGAGGTGACGCTGACCGCCACGCCGTTTACCTGCCTGTACGGCTATCCCCGACCAGTCAGGTTGCAGTAGTTACACTGTTAGGCGTTATGACAGCAACACTTGAACGCATCTACACCGAGTGGACAGCCGCGCACCCGCACGCAGCGGAGGATTTTCACTCCACCATCGAAGATCTGCTGGTGGACGCGGGTGTGGCCTTTGATCGCGTGACCGTGCGGGTGAAAGACCTGCGCTCCCTCAACGCAAAAGCCGCAAAACGTGACAGTGACGGCAACCCCATCTACCCCGACCCGTGGGCAGACATTCACGACGTGGTAGGCGTGCGCGTAACCACCTATCACTCCACCGAGATTCCCACGGTACTATCCGTGCTACAGGATTCGTTTATCCTGGAGAAATCCGTGGACAAGGCGGAGGAAACAAAAATCTCCGGCGGCTTCGGCTACGGGTCTCACCACCTCACCCTCACGGTTCCTCAAGGCATGCAGGACCTCGAAGACTACGCTGATTTCACCTTTGAAGTGCAGGTTCGCACCGTCCTGCAACACGCGTGGGCGGAATTTGAACACGACATCCGCTACAAACGCCCCGCCGACGCCCTGGACCCCCGCATTGACCGTGCCTTCACGCTGGCGGCGGGGCTGATCGAACTCGCAGACCAGCAATTCGACCAGATCGCCGCGATCAAAGAAGTGGAAGCAGCCGAAACACGTGAACAGGACCAGGACGAGCACACCCGCGACGTGGCCATCACCGCCGACATGCTACCCGGCATGCTGGCCACCATCCTGGGCAACCGCTTCTCCAGCTCGCGGACCAGCACCTACCCGTGGCTGGAGGAGATTCTGGAAGCAAACGGGATCACCACCCTGGGGGAACTGCGCGATCTCCTTAAACCCGCCGCCATCGACCATGTGGAACGCGCTATCCGATACCGCTTCTCCCCCGGACAGGCACGCATTGTTGATGATCTTCTGCTGCACCGCTTCGGCACGCAACACATCGAACGCACCGCCAAAATCGGGAAAAATCCCAGGTCGCGGCTGGCAAAATTAAAAAATAGGATAAAAATGTTGCAAAGTGAACAAAATTAGCTGTGAAGGAGTACGGTATGTAGATGATAAAACTTTGCATACCTACATAAGCAAGGAGATAGAACCATGGGTTCCACAGCAATGCTTCTCGACTTTCTACACGTCTGGGCACTCACCAGCGCAGACTTCTTCCGCGGGTTCGGCGTTGATTTCCCGCCGCCCTCATGGGGAGTCAACGTCTAGAGCAACCGGACGTTAGCCTCGCCCACGTAATCGGTCAATCTCGCGGCGCTCCCGCTTAGTGGGGCGCCCGGCACCGCGATCACGCTTGGGCATGGACGCAATGAGTTCCTTCGGAGGGGGCGGGGGCGAATGGTCGACGTAGCAATCGCGTGCTACGGATGCACCGACGCGGCGTCGAATATCATCGACCACCTCCACATCAAACTGACGGTGATCCACCCACACGCGCACCCGGTCACCTGGGGAGACGGCGTGCGAGGGCTTCACTGACACACCATTGACCTTCACGTGCCCGGCCTTGCACGCCTCGGCGGCCTGCGGGCGGGTTTTTACCAGGCGAACGGCCCAAATCCAGGCATCTACACGCGTCATGGAAACTTCCCCTCGTTCCGCTAATCCCGGTGGTTAATAATGCGGCGGACCCGGCGGTAATTCACAAAGCCGCCGACCACGGCGATAATCAGCCCAAGAAACAGAAAAAACGACGCCCCGGTAATAGTGCTTAGCAAGATACCACCGGCGGCACCCCCGACCACGCTGACAACACCATTGCGGGAGTAGGTACGTACCGCGCGTTTACGCTGCTCGATGGGGTTACGTGGGTACTGTTGCATGCTCATGATCACCCAGTGTAGTCGCTAACCTCAATCCAGCTAGCGCCAATGCGCTCAGGCTGCACAGAACCTTTTGTCAGAGAAGCCACAGTATGCAACAAGGTGTCGTCGTCCGCCGCAGCAACTCGTAACGTCGCCTCCGCACCATAATCCACACCCACAATCTCTATGTGGGTTCTCGCGGTCGTGGCCCGCAGCTCCGCCTCCAACCTGCCCGCCTGCGCATGCGGAACCGCCAACGCCCACACCGTCAGCTGTTGGCGACGCACGCGGGGTACCTCTGGCAGCACCAGCGACACCGCGTCCGAATACGCGCGCACCAGTCCGCCCGTCCCCAACT from the Corynebacterium durum genome contains:
- a CDS encoding NADP-dependent oxidoreductase produces the protein MKAFVLEKYGQPLRAVNMPIPEPGPRQVLVRMAASGVNHADERTRVGEFKAVFRLDLPKVMGGELSGEVIALGSQVTEFAVGDKVYGYTGVVGMGTWAETVAVDVDALAHAPRNVSLTHAAALPVVALTAWQALVSIGHLQAGQTVLVHGGAGGVGSAVIQLAKHLGATVATTASAASADDVRALGADIIIDYRNEDFVERLANTPVDIVVDTQGGDITSRSLQVLRRGGVVVGIAGSPEPTLADQAGAGPVVKFALSVLSFRLRRQARKLGVRYRFLFIKPDGAALRTVAELVDEGILKPVIDRVLPFNDTLIALNQLLSGKTRGKVLVTTNPEEVTADV
- a CDS encoding winged helix-turn-helix transcriptional regulator; this encodes MLGDRWSMLILRDIILHDRRSFRDLLTGSAEGISAPVLSRRLGDLVKAGFLTKSDVTRGKQGKYSLTDTGLATVPLLIELGRLGVCIDPSTRNNAPDFGTDPTELATRIAALRDAHGASPQQ
- a CDS encoding GTP pyrophosphokinase — protein: MTATLERIYTEWTAAHPHAAEDFHSTIEDLLVDAGVAFDRVTVRVKDLRSLNAKAAKRDSDGNPIYPDPWADIHDVVGVRVTTYHSTEIPTVLSVLQDSFILEKSVDKAEETKISGGFGYGSHHLTLTVPQGMQDLEDYADFTFEVQVRTVLQHAWAEFEHDIRYKRPADALDPRIDRAFTLAAGLIELADQQFDQIAAIKEVEAAETREQDQDEHTRDVAITADMLPGMLATILGNRFSSSRTSTYPWLEEILEANGITTLGELRDLLKPAAIDHVERAIRYRFSPGQARIVDDLLLHRFGTQHIERTAKIGKNPRSRLAKLKNRIKMLQSEQN
- a CDS encoding alpha/beta fold hydrolase — encoded protein: MSDTHATADRATQWNEALTRYLPVNGETLAYRDLGVDGGTPIVLLTHLGATLDEWDPRVVDALAAGRRVIAIELPGVGGSTGKVPSTIKGMADVARAFIAALGLTHIDLMGFSLGGFIAQQVTLDNPSLVRRLVLAGTGPAGGHGINRPTGAAYVYVDMLRGVLARTDAKEFLFFPRTPTGKTAARDYLARIHERVMDRDKPITLGAFRRQLAAIKAWGSQEPQDLSTITAPTLIANGDYDRMVPTPLSEDMHQRIPNSTLVIYPNSGHGGVFQYYQEFVPTLLNHLDG
- a CDS encoding IMPACT family protein yields the protein MDSYAAPTAGITTTGELEVKRSQFITLIRRVSSEDEARAFIQATRAEYPDARHHCSAFIYAVEGANPVERSSDDGEPSGTAGQPMLDVLRGSGMLDIAAVVVRYFGGVKLGTGGLVRAYSDAVSLVLPEVPRVRRQQLTVWALAVPHAQAGRLEAELRATTARTHIEIVGVDYGAEATLRVAAADDDTLLHTVASLTKGSVQPERIGASWIEVSDYTG
- a CDS encoding RNA-binding S4 domain-containing protein, which gives rise to MTRVDAWIWAVRLVKTRPQAAEACKAGHVKVNGVSVKPSHAVSPGDRVRVWVDHRQFDVEVVDDIRRRVGASVARDCYVDHSPPPPPKELIASMPKRDRGAGRPTKRERREIDRLRGRG